Proteins co-encoded in one Corylus avellana chromosome ca9, CavTom2PMs-1.0 genomic window:
- the LOC132191418 gene encoding DNA damage-binding protein 1 isoform X2 yields the protein MAVSEEECSSAKSRSSSSASSSSTHYLAKCVLRGSVVLQVLYGHIRSPTSLDVVFGKETSIELVIIGEDGSVQSVCEQPVFGTIKDIAILPWNEKFQVRNPQMLGKDLVVVISDSGNLSFLTFCNEMHRFFPLTHVQLSNPGNSRHQPGRMLAVHSSGCFIAASAYEDRLALFSVSMYNGSDIIDERIIYPPENEGDASVSRSIQENSIQGTIWSTCFISQDSCQPSKGHNPVLAILLNRRGEDGNVLLLLRWNIRECAICVISEYTEAGPLAHNIVEVPHCNGFAFLFRVGDALLMDLRDPHNPCCLYRMSLNFLPNAVDEHNFVEESCRVHDVDDEGLFNVAACALLELRRDYDPMCIDGENGNVVSARKHVCSWSWEPEHHKNPRMIFCVDTGEFFMVEISFDTDGVKVNLSECLYKGLPCKELLWVQGRYLIAVVEMGDGMVLTLENGRLHYTSTIQNIAPILDMSVVDYHDEKHDQMFACCGVAPEGSLRIIRSGISVEKLLRTAPIYQGITGTWTVRMKVIDSYHSFLVLSFVEETRVLSVGLSFTDVTDSIGFQSDVCTLACGLVNDGLLVQIHQNAVRLCLPTKVAHSDGIPLSYPVFTSWFPDNISISLGAVGHNMVVVSTSNPCILYILGIRFLSAYNYEIYEMQHLRLQIELSCISIPQKPFEQKQSSSSINLVNSSRVDAFPVGVDIGKTIVIGTHRPSVEILSFTPKNGLRVLASGMISLTNTMGTAISGCIPQDVRLVSVDRLYLLSGLRNGMLLRFEWPDASKVSSSELPRYQSLSSSLENTYTALSGIRVPTSFSPHLCEANLFQKTDDLPVNLQLIAIRRIGITPVFLVPLSDSLDADLIALSDRPWLLHTARHSLSYTSISFQPSTHVTPVCSVECPKGVLFVAENSLHLVEMVHSKRLNVQKFHLGGTPRKVLYHSENRLLLVMRTELSNDMCSSDICCVDPLSGSVISSYKLELGETAKSMELVRVGSEQVLVVGTSLSSGPAIMPSGEAESTKGRLIVLCFEHVQNSDSGSITFCSKAGSASQRNSPFCEVVGYATEQLSSSSLCSSPDDTSCDGVKLEETEAWQLRLAFSTTLQGMVLAICPYLDRYFLASAGNSDSKKLEHLYSDPSQRLVADCILMDVDTAVVSDRKGSIAVLSSSDRLENNASPECNLTLSSAYYMGDIAMSIRKGSYLYKLPTDDMLNGIDLSHNSIIAGTLLGSIIIFIPISREEHELLEAVQARLVVHPLTAPVLGNDHNDFRSRENPVGVPQILDGDMLTQFLELTSLQQEDILSVPPASLETAKSTSKPHLPSPIPVNQVVQLLERVHYALN from the exons GAGACATCCATAGAGTTGGTAATCATTGGTGAAGATGGAAGTGTACAATCTGTATGCGAGCAGCCTGTATTTGGCACAATTAAAGATATTGCCATCCTTCCCTGGAATGAGAAGTTCCAAGTACGAAACCCACAG ATGCTGGGTAAAGACCTTGTGGTTGTTATTTCTGATTCGGGGAACCTCTCATTTCTCACATTTTGCAATGAAATGCACag GTTCTTTCCACTAACACATGTTCAACTTTCCAATCCTGGAAACTCAAGGCATCAGCCTGGAAGAATGTTGGCTGTTCATTCCAG tGGCTGTTTCATTGCTGCCAGTGCATATGAAGATCGCTTGGCTCTGTTTTCCGTTTCAATGTATAATGGCAGTGATATCATTGATGAg AGAATAATTTACCCTCCTGAAAATGAAGGGGATGCAAGTGTTTCCAGAAGCATCCAGGAAAACAGTATACAGGGTACTATATGGAGCACGTGCTTTATTTCACAAGATTCTTGTCAACCAAGTAAGGGGCATAATCCTGTACTAGCCATTCTTCTAAATAG GCGGGGAGAAGATGGGAATGTACTTCTGTTGTTGAGATGGAATATCAGAGAATGTGCTATATGTGTTATCTCTGAGTATACTGAAGCTGGACCCTTAGCGCATAATATTGTTGAAGTTCCACACTGTAATGGGTTTGCCTTTCTGTTCAGGGTTGGTGATGCTCTCTTAATGGATCTTAGAGATCCGCACAATCCCTGCTGTCTATATCGAATGAGCTTAAATTTTTTACCCAACGCAGTGGATGAGCATAATTTTGTTGAGGAATCGTGTAGAGTACATGATGTTGATGATGAAGGTTTATTTAATGTTGCTGCTTGTGCTTTGCTGGAGCTGAGGAGGGATTATGATCCTATGTGTATAGATGGTGAGAATGGAAATGTGGTTTCAGCCCGCAAACATGTATGCTCGTGGAGTTGGGAACCAGAGCATCATAAAAATCCAAGGATGATTTTCTGTGTGGATACTGGAGAATTTTTTATGGTTGAAATTTCGTTTGATACTGATGGCGTTAAAGTTAATCTATCAGAGTGCCTTTATAAAGGTCTACCATGCAAGGAACTTTTATGGGTCCAAGGCAGATATCTGATTGCAGTTGTGGAGATGGGGGATGGGATGGTCCTCACACTGGAGAATGGAAGACTGCATTACACAAGTACTATTCAAAACATTGCACCAATATTAGATATGTCAGTTGTGGATTACCATGATGAGAAACATGATCAAATGTTTGCTTGCTGTGGAGTGGCCCCAGAGGGATCATTAAGGATTATTCGCAGTGGTATCAGTGTAGAAAAATTGTTGAGGACTGCTCCTATTTATCAAGGCATAACTGGTACTTGGACAGTTCGAATGAAAGTAATTGATTCCTATCATTCTTTTCTTGTGCTATCATTTGTTGAAGAGACCAGGGTACTATCGGTTGGCTTAAGTTTTACTGACGTGACTGATTCAATTGGTTTCCAGTCTGATGTCTGTACTTTGGCATGTGGCCTGGTAAATGACGGTTTGCTTGTCCAGATTCACCAAAATGCTGTCAGGCTTTGTTTACCTACCAAGGTTGCTCATTCTGATGGCATCCCTTTGTCCTATCCAGTTTTCACCTCTTGGTTCCCAGACAATATTAGTATAAGTTTGGGGGCAGTTGGACATAATATGGTTGTTGTTTCTACCTCTAATCCATGCATTTTATATATCCTTGGGATCAGATTTCTATCAGCTTATAATTACGAAATATATGAAATGCAACATTTGAGACTACAAATTGAATTATCATGCATTTCAATACCTCAAAAACCTTTTGAGCAAAAACAATCAAGTTCTTCCATCAATCTGGTAAATAGTAGCCGTGTGGATGCCTTTCCAGTTGGAGTTGACATTGGTAAAACCATTGTTATTGGGACACATAGGCCTTCAGTAGAAATCTTGTCCTTTACACCAAAAAATGGCCTACGAGTCCTTGCTTCAGGGATGATTTCATTGACAAATACCATGGGAACTGCTATAAGTGGCTGCATTCCTCAAGATGTAAGGCTTGTATCAGTTGATAGGCTTTATTTACTCTCTGGTTTGAGGAACGGAATGCTGCTTCGGTTTGAGTGGCCTGATGCCTCCAAAGTGTCTTCATCAGAATTGCCCAGATACCAATCTCTTAGTTCATCTTTAGAAAATACATATACTGCCTTATCAGGTATTAGAGTGCCAACTTCTTTTAGCCCACATCTGTGCGAGGCTAATCTATTTCAGAAGACAGACGACCTTCCTGTTAATCTTCAGTTGATTGCCATTCGTCGCATTGGCATTACTCCTGTTTTCCTTGTTCCACTGAGTGATTCACTTGATGCAGATTTAATTGCTCTTAGTGACAGGCCTTGGTTGTTGCATACTGCAAGGCACAGCCTCTCTTATACATCCATCTCATTTCAACCTTCAACACATGTGACCCCTGTATGTTCTGTCGAATGTCCAAAAGGAGTCTTATTTGTTGCAGAGAACAGTCTACATTTG GTGGAGATGGTGCATAGTAAGAGGCTTAATGTGCAGAAATTTCATCTTGGAGGCACTCCACGGAAGGTCTTATATCATAGTGAAAACAGGCTATTACTTGTAATGAGAACTGAATTGAGCAATGATATGTGTTCATCCGACATATGTTGTGTGGATCCCCTTAGTGGGTCGGTCATATCATCTTATAAACTTGAACTTGGAGAAACAGCAAAATCCATGGAGTTGGTGAGGGTTGGAAGTGAACAGGTCCTGGTGGTTGGGACTAGTCTGTCCTCCGGTCCAGCCATAATGCCCAGTGGTGAAGCTGAGAG TACCAAGGGCCGTCTTATTGTCCTCTGCTTTGAACACGTGCAAAATTCAGATAGTGGGTCAATAACATTCTGTTCAAAGGCAGGATCAGCTTCTCAACGAAATTCACCATTTTGTGAAGTTGTTGGGTATGCCACAGAACAACTATCAAGCAGTAGTCTCTGCAGCAGCCCAGATGATACTAGCTGTGATGGAGTCAAACTTGAAGAGACTGAAGCATGGCAATTGCGCTTAGCTTTTTCAACTACATTGCAGGGAATGGTCCTTGCAATATGTCCTTATCTTGATCGTTACTTCTTGGCATCTGCCGGTAATAGT GATTCCAAAAAACTGGAGCATCTGTATTCTGACCCATCACAGAGGCTAGTTGCTGATTGTATTCTTATGGATGTTGACACTGCTGTTGTTTCAGATCGTAAAGGGAGCATTGCGGTTCTGTCATCTTCAGATCGTTTAGAAA ATAATGCAAGTCCAGAATGCAACTTGACTCTAAGCTCTGCTTATTATATGGGTGACATAGCAATGAGCATCAGGAAG GGGTCATATTTATATAAACTTCCAACTGATGACATGCTGAATGGTATTGACTTGTCACACAACTCAATCATCGCCGGTACACTATTAGGAAGCATTATAATCTTTATTCCCATATCAAG GGAAGAACATGAGCTCTTAGAAGCAGTCCAAGCTAGACTTGTGGTTCATCCATTGACTGCTCCAGTTCTAGGAAATGATCATAATGACTTCCGTAGCCGCGAAAACCCG GTTGGGGTACCTCAAATACTTGATGGTGACATGCTGACTCAGTTCTTGGAGCTTACAAGTTTGCAGCAAGAGGACATATTGTCAGTACCTCCTGCTTCATTGGAGACTGCAAAATCAACCTCGAAACCACATTTACCTTCACCTATCCCTGTAAATCAGGTGGTGCAACTCCTCGAACGAGTTCATTATGCATTGAACTAA
- the LOC132191418 gene encoding uncharacterized protein LOC132191418 isoform X1, protein MAVSEEECSSAKSRSSSSASSSSTHYLAKCVLRGSVVLQVLYGHIRSPTSLDVVFGKETSIELVIIGEDGSVQSVCEQPVFGTIKDIAILPWNEKFQVRNPQMLGKDLVVVISDSGNLSFLTFCNEMHRFFPLTHVQLSNPGNSRHQPGRMLAVHSSGCFIAASAYEDRLALFSVSMYNGSDIIDERIIYPPENEGDASVSRSIQENSIQGTIWSTCFISQDSCQPSKGHNPVLAILLNRRGEDGNVLLLLRWNIRECAICVISEYTEAGPLAHNIVEVPHCNGFAFLFRVGDALLMDLRDPHNPCCLYRMSLNFLPNAVDEHNFVEESCRVHDVDDEGLFNVAACALLELRRDYDPMCIDGENGNVVSARKHVCSWSWEPEHHKNPRMIFCVDTGEFFMVEISFDTDGVKVNLSECLYKGLPCKELLWVQGRYLIAVVEMGDGMVLTLENGRLHYTSTIQNIAPILDMSVVDYHDEKHDQMFACCGVAPEGSLRIIRSGISVEKLLRTAPIYQGITGTWTVRMKVIDSYHSFLVLSFVEETRVLSVGLSFTDVTDSIGFQSDVCTLACGLVNDGLLVQIHQNAVRLCLPTKVAHSDGIPLSYPVFTSWFPDNISISLGAVGHNMVVVSTSNPCILYILGIRFLSAYNYEIYEMQHLRLQIELSCISIPQKPFEQKQSSSSINLVNSSRVDAFPVGVDIGKTIVIGTHRPSVEILSFTPKNGLRVLASGMISLTNTMGTAISGCIPQDVRLVSVDRLYLLSGLRNGMLLRFEWPDASKVSSSELPRYQSLSSSLENTYTALSGIRVPTSFSPHLCEANLFQKTDDLPVNLQLIAIRRIGITPVFLVPLSDSLDADLIALSDRPWLLHTARHSLSYTSISFQPSTHVTPVCSVECPKGVLFVAENSLHLVEMVHSKRLNVQKFHLGGTPRKVLYHSENRLLLVMRTELSNDMCSSDICCVDPLSGSVISSYKLELGETAKSMELVRVGSEQVLVVGTSLSSGPAIMPSGEAESTKGRLIVLCFEHVQNSDSGSITFCSKAGSASQRNSPFCEVVGYATEQLSSSSLCSSPDDTSCDGVKLEETEAWQLRLAFSTTLQGMVLAICPYLDRYFLASAGNSFFVCGFPSDNPQRMKRLAGGRTRFMITSLTSYFTRIAVGDCRDGILFYSYHEDSKKLEHLYSDPSQRLVADCILMDVDTAVVSDRKGSIAVLSSSDRLENNASPECNLTLSSAYYMGDIAMSIRKGSYLYKLPTDDMLNGIDLSHNSIIAGTLLGSIIIFIPISREEHELLEAVQARLVVHPLTAPVLGNDHNDFRSRENPVGVPQILDGDMLTQFLELTSLQQEDILSVPPASLETAKSTSKPHLPSPIPVNQVVQLLERVHYALN, encoded by the exons GAGACATCCATAGAGTTGGTAATCATTGGTGAAGATGGAAGTGTACAATCTGTATGCGAGCAGCCTGTATTTGGCACAATTAAAGATATTGCCATCCTTCCCTGGAATGAGAAGTTCCAAGTACGAAACCCACAG ATGCTGGGTAAAGACCTTGTGGTTGTTATTTCTGATTCGGGGAACCTCTCATTTCTCACATTTTGCAATGAAATGCACag GTTCTTTCCACTAACACATGTTCAACTTTCCAATCCTGGAAACTCAAGGCATCAGCCTGGAAGAATGTTGGCTGTTCATTCCAG tGGCTGTTTCATTGCTGCCAGTGCATATGAAGATCGCTTGGCTCTGTTTTCCGTTTCAATGTATAATGGCAGTGATATCATTGATGAg AGAATAATTTACCCTCCTGAAAATGAAGGGGATGCAAGTGTTTCCAGAAGCATCCAGGAAAACAGTATACAGGGTACTATATGGAGCACGTGCTTTATTTCACAAGATTCTTGTCAACCAAGTAAGGGGCATAATCCTGTACTAGCCATTCTTCTAAATAG GCGGGGAGAAGATGGGAATGTACTTCTGTTGTTGAGATGGAATATCAGAGAATGTGCTATATGTGTTATCTCTGAGTATACTGAAGCTGGACCCTTAGCGCATAATATTGTTGAAGTTCCACACTGTAATGGGTTTGCCTTTCTGTTCAGGGTTGGTGATGCTCTCTTAATGGATCTTAGAGATCCGCACAATCCCTGCTGTCTATATCGAATGAGCTTAAATTTTTTACCCAACGCAGTGGATGAGCATAATTTTGTTGAGGAATCGTGTAGAGTACATGATGTTGATGATGAAGGTTTATTTAATGTTGCTGCTTGTGCTTTGCTGGAGCTGAGGAGGGATTATGATCCTATGTGTATAGATGGTGAGAATGGAAATGTGGTTTCAGCCCGCAAACATGTATGCTCGTGGAGTTGGGAACCAGAGCATCATAAAAATCCAAGGATGATTTTCTGTGTGGATACTGGAGAATTTTTTATGGTTGAAATTTCGTTTGATACTGATGGCGTTAAAGTTAATCTATCAGAGTGCCTTTATAAAGGTCTACCATGCAAGGAACTTTTATGGGTCCAAGGCAGATATCTGATTGCAGTTGTGGAGATGGGGGATGGGATGGTCCTCACACTGGAGAATGGAAGACTGCATTACACAAGTACTATTCAAAACATTGCACCAATATTAGATATGTCAGTTGTGGATTACCATGATGAGAAACATGATCAAATGTTTGCTTGCTGTGGAGTGGCCCCAGAGGGATCATTAAGGATTATTCGCAGTGGTATCAGTGTAGAAAAATTGTTGAGGACTGCTCCTATTTATCAAGGCATAACTGGTACTTGGACAGTTCGAATGAAAGTAATTGATTCCTATCATTCTTTTCTTGTGCTATCATTTGTTGAAGAGACCAGGGTACTATCGGTTGGCTTAAGTTTTACTGACGTGACTGATTCAATTGGTTTCCAGTCTGATGTCTGTACTTTGGCATGTGGCCTGGTAAATGACGGTTTGCTTGTCCAGATTCACCAAAATGCTGTCAGGCTTTGTTTACCTACCAAGGTTGCTCATTCTGATGGCATCCCTTTGTCCTATCCAGTTTTCACCTCTTGGTTCCCAGACAATATTAGTATAAGTTTGGGGGCAGTTGGACATAATATGGTTGTTGTTTCTACCTCTAATCCATGCATTTTATATATCCTTGGGATCAGATTTCTATCAGCTTATAATTACGAAATATATGAAATGCAACATTTGAGACTACAAATTGAATTATCATGCATTTCAATACCTCAAAAACCTTTTGAGCAAAAACAATCAAGTTCTTCCATCAATCTGGTAAATAGTAGCCGTGTGGATGCCTTTCCAGTTGGAGTTGACATTGGTAAAACCATTGTTATTGGGACACATAGGCCTTCAGTAGAAATCTTGTCCTTTACACCAAAAAATGGCCTACGAGTCCTTGCTTCAGGGATGATTTCATTGACAAATACCATGGGAACTGCTATAAGTGGCTGCATTCCTCAAGATGTAAGGCTTGTATCAGTTGATAGGCTTTATTTACTCTCTGGTTTGAGGAACGGAATGCTGCTTCGGTTTGAGTGGCCTGATGCCTCCAAAGTGTCTTCATCAGAATTGCCCAGATACCAATCTCTTAGTTCATCTTTAGAAAATACATATACTGCCTTATCAGGTATTAGAGTGCCAACTTCTTTTAGCCCACATCTGTGCGAGGCTAATCTATTTCAGAAGACAGACGACCTTCCTGTTAATCTTCAGTTGATTGCCATTCGTCGCATTGGCATTACTCCTGTTTTCCTTGTTCCACTGAGTGATTCACTTGATGCAGATTTAATTGCTCTTAGTGACAGGCCTTGGTTGTTGCATACTGCAAGGCACAGCCTCTCTTATACATCCATCTCATTTCAACCTTCAACACATGTGACCCCTGTATGTTCTGTCGAATGTCCAAAAGGAGTCTTATTTGTTGCAGAGAACAGTCTACATTTG GTGGAGATGGTGCATAGTAAGAGGCTTAATGTGCAGAAATTTCATCTTGGAGGCACTCCACGGAAGGTCTTATATCATAGTGAAAACAGGCTATTACTTGTAATGAGAACTGAATTGAGCAATGATATGTGTTCATCCGACATATGTTGTGTGGATCCCCTTAGTGGGTCGGTCATATCATCTTATAAACTTGAACTTGGAGAAACAGCAAAATCCATGGAGTTGGTGAGGGTTGGAAGTGAACAGGTCCTGGTGGTTGGGACTAGTCTGTCCTCCGGTCCAGCCATAATGCCCAGTGGTGAAGCTGAGAG TACCAAGGGCCGTCTTATTGTCCTCTGCTTTGAACACGTGCAAAATTCAGATAGTGGGTCAATAACATTCTGTTCAAAGGCAGGATCAGCTTCTCAACGAAATTCACCATTTTGTGAAGTTGTTGGGTATGCCACAGAACAACTATCAAGCAGTAGTCTCTGCAGCAGCCCAGATGATACTAGCTGTGATGGAGTCAAACTTGAAGAGACTGAAGCATGGCAATTGCGCTTAGCTTTTTCAACTACATTGCAGGGAATGGTCCTTGCAATATGTCCTTATCTTGATCGTTACTTCTTGGCATCTGCCGGTAATAGT ttttttgTATGTGGTTTTCCAAGTGACAATCCTCAAAGGATGAAAAGGCTTGCTGGAGGAAGGACACGATTTATGATAACATCTTTGACTTCATATTTTACTAGAATTGCTGTTGGTGATTGCCGTGATGGTATTCTTTTCTATTCTTACCATGAG GATTCCAAAAAACTGGAGCATCTGTATTCTGACCCATCACAGAGGCTAGTTGCTGATTGTATTCTTATGGATGTTGACACTGCTGTTGTTTCAGATCGTAAAGGGAGCATTGCGGTTCTGTCATCTTCAGATCGTTTAGAAA ATAATGCAAGTCCAGAATGCAACTTGACTCTAAGCTCTGCTTATTATATGGGTGACATAGCAATGAGCATCAGGAAG GGGTCATATTTATATAAACTTCCAACTGATGACATGCTGAATGGTATTGACTTGTCACACAACTCAATCATCGCCGGTACACTATTAGGAAGCATTATAATCTTTATTCCCATATCAAG GGAAGAACATGAGCTCTTAGAAGCAGTCCAAGCTAGACTTGTGGTTCATCCATTGACTGCTCCAGTTCTAGGAAATGATCATAATGACTTCCGTAGCCGCGAAAACCCG GTTGGGGTACCTCAAATACTTGATGGTGACATGCTGACTCAGTTCTTGGAGCTTACAAGTTTGCAGCAAGAGGACATATTGTCAGTACCTCCTGCTTCATTGGAGACTGCAAAATCAACCTCGAAACCACATTTACCTTCACCTATCCCTGTAAATCAGGTGGTGCAACTCCTCGAACGAGTTCATTATGCATTGAACTAA